In the Theobroma cacao cultivar B97-61/B2 chromosome 1, Criollo_cocoa_genome_V2, whole genome shotgun sequence genome, one interval contains:
- the LOC18611341 gene encoding DUF21 domain-containing protein At2g14520 produces the protein MAIEYHCCETGFFIQIIIVAGLVLFAGLMSGLTMGLMSMSLVDLEVLARSGTPTDSKHATKILPVVRRQHLLLCSLLICNAAAMEALPIFLDSLVSAWGAILISVTLILLFGEIVPQAVCTRYGLAIGAKVAPFVQILVWICFPVAYPISKLLDLLLGKGHEALFRRAELKTLVDLHGNEAGKGGELTRDETTIIAGALELSEKTAMDAMTSISETFAININAKLDRDLMKLILEKGHSRIPVYHERLENIIGLVLVKNLLTIHPEDEVPVKNITLRRIPRVPETMPLYDILNEFQKGHSHMAVVIKQNNKTEHTASEHSDRDVRLDIDGEKHPPGKCLPSKRTLKKWKSLDGNSHRASSKGKKWARDIHSEILQINDDSLPLTSGDGEAIGIITLEDVIEELLQEEIFDETDHRHES, from the exons ATGGCAATAGAGTATCATTGCTGTGAAACGGGGTTCTTTATTCAGATCATTATAGTTGCCGGTCTAGTGTTGTTTGCTGGGTTGATGTCTGGACTCACGATGGGGCTCATGTCTATGAGCCTTGTTGATCTTGAAGTTCTTGCTAGGTCTGGAACGCCTACTGATAGTAAACATGCCA CAAAGATACTTCCAGTTGTTAGAAGACAGCATTTGCTTCTGTGCTCTCTATTAATCTGCAATGCTGCAGCTATGGAG GCCCTTCCAATCTTTCTGGACAGCTTGGTATCAGCTTGGGGAGCTATTCTTATTTCAGTCACCCTGATACTTTTGTTTGGTGAG ATTGTACCCCAAGCAGTTTGTACCCGATATGGTCTAGCAATTGGTGCAAAAGTTGCTCCATTTGTTCAAATTCTAGTTTGGATTTGTTTTCCAGTTGCATATCCAATAAGCAAG CTATTAGACCTTCTCCTGGGGAAAGGGCATGAAGCTCTTTTCCGCCGTGCTGAGTTGAAAACACTTGTTGATTTGCATGGTAATGAG GCTGGCAAGGGTGGAGAATTGACACGTGATGAGACAACAATAATAGCAGGAGCACTTGAACTAAGTGAGAAAACAGCAATGGACGCAATGACTTCTATATCTGAAACTTTTGCAATTAATATCAATGCTAAATTGGACAG GGATTTGATGAAGTTAATTCTGGAGAAAGGGCATAGCAGGATACCTGTTTACCATGAGCGTTTAGAAAACATAATTGGACTTGTTTTG GTGAAGAACTTGTTAACCATCCATCCAGAAGATGAGGTGCCTGTAAAAAACATCACGCTTCGCAGGATTCCAAG GGTTCCTGAGACAATGCCTTTGTATGACATACTAAATGAGTTTCAGAAAGGTCACAGCCATATGGCTGTTGTAATAAAACAGAACAACAAAACAGAGCATACAGCCAGTGAACACTCGGACAGAGATGTTCGGTTGGACATTGATGGCGAAAAGCATCCACCGGGGAAATGTTTACCAAGCAAAAGAACGCTCAAAAAGTGGAAAAGTTTAGATGGAAATTCACATAGAGCATCATCCAAAGGCAAGAAATGGGCAAGGGACATCCACTCAGAAATCCTGCAAATCAATGATGATTCACTCCCTCTGACCAGTGGAGATGGGGAAGCTATTGGCATAATAACGCTGGAAGATGTCATTGAAGAGCTTTTGCAA GAGGAGATCTTTGATGAGACAGATCATCGTCATGAAAGTTAA